A single window of Cydia splendana chromosome 13, ilCydSple1.2, whole genome shotgun sequence DNA harbors:
- the LOC134796186 gene encoding uncharacterized protein LOC134796186, which yields MIKFLYLLSVIAFYLIKDIECSNIYDALRNYYDSDIHTQFEKEWKQYRHAFENEIASSLQQNFGSKALNIYEPDRQDAHYLAGGFHLTDGVVMVYFFEMVLRELPGLIGPKLNLDLPSNHVKLESKVDRMFIDTTYYVARNSSSVIYASPDDQKDLSPFSLQQVDNFGRVAIVVEDCSLSGISIATMNGDSVNMGHSTFMLSNCQFTVEISTPNSGAPPVIAPYFPKGPKEKLEIVISKPIREELHTKLQGAMYSYINTTVVLGSKVSNFRNSQHQLFKSYAEFMTDYVAKVNQKTLTANKGHVNLANYEILMNTETDKAKWQCHMALKDVMLYGLDTAYVARSGGPYKDGSEPNTAADAVIFSSIQIHGKVTHEDDGKGSTTHDFAAELTDIAVNIIIDIQEGQTKLRDILLTGWRSLEFSITPWETQYTDRHGYQSLVYGHMLNEIPVRIKDHLTSILGAPIDENKQGDDDNNYGDDGDGGDVAGNDEEGRDENGSVDDNDDYGDNTAKEKQLNNKDEFFSDGLDENFFSDEEFFSDDVLDENFFSDDNVQNDFLSEFETDGKQDNVEDVGVDDKVLGGEKPSGNGEVNNEGVEDDDGKLMAVSDAENAEVLKDTADDGGVNDDDEGDVDTNAEANVGVDDDAVADNEGNIATFKSDDNDGNVGSQGKLESVNTVSDREDMADDDGQRISGDGVNADVSEETNMGVDDDTIGWPVQDDAVDEEESVISQDGFNKQVLDGKSVKGDGFLSDDFLDKDFFSDDNLKEDFISDMTAENNEAPLNEAVEDGAEGAVEDEDKGAVEDEDEGAVEDGDEGAVEDVEGRHEEAVEDDDGKQINDDVAVDDDNIKKDFLSDEHIQKDFLSDEHIQKDFLSDDHIEDNFFSDDQLEKGFFTDDNTNSQGDVATNGLQSDNGDGGGKVSDDAINEDVNDRADIKASSVEDNNGEIADNDRGNNNDEQNAGDTGVKKMWAFDSEEGKPFLDENFFSDDNIERRSMADKSQRYGANNHTDDLHAVTIEGENTQKGNDSSDDIQVLPTNVHNTRRQQNLHMLENEIR from the exons ATGATCAAATTTCTATACTTGCTTTCAGtaatagcattttatttaataaaagatatCGAATGTTCGAATATATATGATGCACTACGAAATTACTACGATAGTG ATATACACACACAGTTTGAAAAGGAATGGAAGCAATATAGGCATGCTTTCGAAAACGAAATCGCATCG AGTCTGCAGCAAAACTTCGGTTCCAAAGCTCTAAATATCTACGAGCCGGATAGGCAAGATGCACACTACCTTGCAGGAGGCTTCCATCTAACAGACGGTGTGGTGATGGT ATATTTCTTTGAAATGGTATTAAGAGAACTGCCAGGTTTGATAGGACCGAAGCTGAATTTAGACCTGCCCTCTAACCACGTGAAGTTGGAGTCGAAAGTAGATCGCATGTTTATTGACACGACATACTATGTAGCGAGGAACTCCTCCTCTGTGATATACGCCAGTCCAGATGACCAGAAAGACCTCTCACCCTTCAGCTTACAGCAGGTCGACAATTTCGGAAGAGTGGC aaTAGTAGTCGAAGACTGCTCATTATCCGGTATTTCGATAGCAACTATGAACGGGGACTCTGTCAACATGGGACACAGCACGTTCATGCTCAGCAATTGCCAGTTTACGGTTGAG ATATCAACACCTAACTCAGGAGCACCGCCAGTGATTGCGCCATATTTCCCTAAGGGGCCAA AGGAAAAGCTGGAAATTGTAATTTCGAAGCCCATTCGCGAGGAATTGCATACAAAGCTGCAGGGAGCTATGTATAGCTACATCAACACTACTGTTGTGCTCGGAAGCAAAGTGTCCAATTTCAG AAATAGTCAACACCAGCTGTTTAAAAGCTACGCTGAGTTTATGACGGACTATGTTGCAAAAGTAAATCAGAAGACATTGACAGCGAACAAAGGACACGTCAACCTGGCGAATTACGAAATTCTTATGAACACAGAA ACGGACAAGGCAAAATGGCAGTGCCACATGGCTCTGAAAGACGTGATGTTGTACGGACTTGACACAGCTTACGTGGCGCGCTCTGGAGGGCCTTATAAAGACGGCTCGGAGCCTAATACCGCGGCTGATGCAGTTATCTTCAGTTCCATACAG ATACATGGTAAAGTTACCCATGAAGACGATGGCAAAGGAAGTACGACGCATGATTTTGCTGCCGAACTGACGGACATCGCTGTGAACATTATTATCGACATACAGGAAGGACAGACCAAGTTACGAGATATTCTTTTGACGGGTTGGAG GTCTTTGGAGTTCTCAATTACCCCGTGGGAAACACAATATACAGATCGGCACGGATATCAATCGTTGGTGTATGGTCATATGCTGAACGAGATACCAGTACGAATTAAAGATCACTTGACAAGTATATTAGGTGCACCCATCGATGAAAATAAGCAAGGCGACGATGACAACAACTATGGTGATGATGGTGATGGTGGTGATGTGGCTGGTAATGACGAAGAGGGAAGGGATGAAAATGGAAGTGTAGATGACAATGACGATTATGGGGATAACACTGCTAAAGAAAAGCAATTGAATAATAAAGATGAATTCTTTTCTGATGGTCTTGACGAGAATTTCTTCTCGGATGAAGAGTTCTTTTCTGACGATGTTCTTGATGAAAATTTCTTCAGTGACGATAATGTACAAAATGATTTTTTGTCGGAATTTGAAACTGATGGCAAACAAGATAATGTTGAAGACGTAGGTGTAGATGATAAAGTATTGGGTGGTGAAAAGCCAAGTGGAAATGGCGAAGTTAATAATGAAGGAGTGGAAGACGATGACGGAAAACTTATGGCTGTCAGTGATGCAGAAAATGCGGAAGTTTTGAAAGACACAGCAGATGATGGAGGTGTAAACGATGATGATGAAGGCGATGTAGATACAAATGCAGAAGCCAATGTTGGTGTAGATGATGACGCAGTAGCGGACAACGAAGGTAACATTGCAACATTCAAGAGTGATGATAATGATGGAAATGTGGGCAGCCAAGGTAAATTAGAGAGTGTCAATACCGTTAGTGATAGAGAAGATATGGCTGACGATGATGGGCAGCGTATTTCAGGCGATGGAGTAAATGCGGACGTCTCTGAGGAAACAAATATGGGCGTCGACGATGATACTATTGGGTGGCCGGTTCAGGATGATGCTGTTGATGAAGAGGAGTCGGTGATTTCACAGGATGGATTCAATAAACAAGTCTTGGATGGTAAAAGTGTCAAAGGAGATGGCTTCTTATCTGACGACTTTTTAGATAAAGATTTTTTCAGTGACGACAATTTAAAGGAAGATTTTATCTCCGACATGACAGCAGAAAACAATGAAGCTCCACTTAATGAAGCAGTTGAAGACGGAGCTGAAGGTGCAGTTGAAGATGAGGACAAAGGTGCAGTGGAAGATGAGGACGAAGGTGCAGTGGAAGATGGAGACGAAGGTGCAGTTGAAGATGTGGAAGGTAGACACGAAGAAGCAGTTGAGGACGATGATGGAAAACAAATAAACGATGATGTCGCTGTAGATGATGATAATATAAAGAAAGATTTCTTGTCTGACGAACATATACAAAAAGATTTCTTGTCTGACGAACATATACAAAAAGATTTCTTGTCTGATGACCACATAGAGGACAACTTTTTTTCTGATGATCAGTTAGAAAAGGGGTTTTTTACCGACGACAATACAAACTCCCAGGGAGATGTTGCTACTAATGGCCTTCAGAGTGACAATGGCGATGGAGGAGGGAAAGTATCTGACGATGCTATTAATGAAGACGTAAATGACAGGGCTGATATTAAGGCTAGTTCTGTTGAAGACAATAATGGAGAAATTGCAGACAACGATCGTGGAAATAACAATGATGAACAGAACGCTGGCGACACAGGTGTAAAAAAGATGTGGGCTTTCGATTCTGAGGAGGGTAAGCCCTTTTTagatgaaaatttctttagtgATGATAACATTGAGAGACGTTCCATGGCAGATAAGTCACAAAGATACGGTGCAAATAATCATACCGACGATTTACATGCTGTCACAATTGAAGGTGAAAATACTCAAAAAGGTAATGACTCCTCGGACGATATACAGGTTCTGCCAACCAACGTACATAACACTCGTCGACAGCAAAATCTGCATATGTTAGAAAATGAGATTCGTTGA